In Streptomyces venezuelae, the sequence GCGAGGCGGCCAGGTACAGGCCCGTGATCAGGGCCAGAGCTTCGACGGCCTGCGCCCGGGGAGTGCTGGTCACCCGCTCGAACCGCGTGCGCATCTCGGCGAGGTCGGGGTGTTGCTCGATGCTGGGATGGGTGGTCATGGCCGGCCGCCTCCTACTGAGAAGCCTTTATCTGCCATTTACCCCATTATGTTCCGCCTATCCATACCCCCTGGTCAACGGAAAATTTCGGGGCCTTCTCACAGCACTCCCACCGACCTCAGTGCCTGGTACTGCGCCCGGCTCATGCGGGCCGGCGCGTAGAGGTAGCAGATGCCGCCGGAGCCCGAGGTGACCTTGCCGGAGGCCCCCACGCGCTTGGTGCGCAGCCAGATGTTCTCCCACTCGGCGCGCTGGTAGACACGGCGCACGGCGGGGTTGTCCCGCGAGTTGGGGTCGTTCGCGATCACGTCCCCGGCGGCGGTGAAGCCGATGACGGTCATCAGGTGGCCAGCGGTGCCGTAGCCCGCGCCCGTGAGCTCGTCGGGGCGGAAGGACTGGGAGGTGATGGCCGGGATGCCGGAACGGACCAGGGTTTCCAGGTCGGTCAGGGAGGTGAGGCGGGTGACGACTCCGGCCAGCCCGGGGTAGGTGGCGGCGTACGCGGCGTTGAAGGGCCAGTTGCCGCAGCCCTTGTAGGCGGCGTCGTAGGTGGAGCGGGCCGCGTGGCAGATCTGCGGGTCCGAGTACTTCGGGTCGACCCAGGTCAGGGCGGAGGGTGCGGCCTTGCCACCCCAGTACTCGATGATCATCTGCGAGGAGGTGGGGCTGCACCAGGCCTCGCCGCCGTTGTCGTACTCGGGGTAGCGGCCCGCGTGGACCTCCTGCGAGTAGCGCGGGACCTTCAGCTCGTGGGCCGTACGGGAGGGGACGGAGGCCGGGACGGTGAAGCGGTCCGGGACGTCGGAGACCATGGCGCCCGCGAGCCGTACGGTGGGCCCCCGCTCGGCGCCGGGCCTGCGGTGGAGGGTGAGGCGCAGCTGCCAGGCCGCGATCCGCAGGCCGGCGGCCGCGGCCGGGGCGTCGAGGGCCAGGGTGTCGGTCCAGACGGTGGACCTGCCGTCGCTCTGGCCGTCGACCGAGGTGCGGCGGATGTCCGCGTCTCCGGAGGCCCAGCGGCCCATCACGTACCAGGGGGTGGCGGTGCCGTCGGTGTAGGTGCCGCGCAGTTCGGTCTGGATCCAGGTCCCGGCCGGGGTGTGGGCGTTCCAGGAGGCGATGGCCTCGGTGGCGGGCACGCTGGAGCGGTGCACGGGGGAGGTCCAGGTGGCGTACTCCCAGGTGCTCTTGCGGCCGGTGTGCGGGTCGGCGTACTCGGTGCGGCCGACGGCCGTGGCGATCTCCAGGCCGGGGCGGGTGCCGCCGACGGCGGTGGTGCCCTGGTGGGTGCCGGCGAGCCAGTGGCCGTAGGAATACCAGAAGCGGTTGTCGACGGTGCGGGAGGGGGTTCGCGGGGCGGGAGGGGTGGGAGGGGTCGCAGGGGCCGCCGAGGCGCTGCCGCCGGAGACGGTGGCGGCGGTGGCCGCGGTGGCGACCGCGAGCGCCGCGACGAGTACGGACCTGCGCGGCGTGGGTTCGGTCATCGCGTGTTCCCCCAGGGTGGGTCGGCACTTCGGCGGTTCGGTAGTTCGGTAGTTCGGCAGTTCGGTAGTTCGACACTTCGGCGGTTCGGCAGTTCGGCAGTTCGGTGGTTCGACACGTCGGCAGTTCGACACGTCGGCAGTTCGGCAGTTCGGCAGTTCGGTGGCGCGCGGGTGTCATCCGCCCTCACACCCTTCCAGTTCCCGGGGGCGACCGCCCGAAGCCACGGGTCGTGTCGGGCCTGTCTACGCTGGTCGGGTGGAGTCACAACAGTCACAACAGCCTCAGCGGTCACTCGAACCGCTCGCCCGGGAGCTCGCCGCCCTCCCGCCCTCCCTCGGCCCGGTACGCCTGATCGGGATCGACGGGCACGCCGGATCCGGGAAGAGCACCTTCGCGGGGCAGCTCGCCGAGGTACTGGGAGCGCCGGTGCTGCACCTGGACGACGTGGCGACCCACGAGGAGCTGTTCGACTGGGTGGAACGGCTGCGCACGCAGGTGCTGGAGCCGCTCGCCTCGGGCCGGCCCGCGCACTGGGCCCCGTACGACTGGGTGGCGCGCCGGTTCGGTCCGGAGCGGGTGCTGGAGCCGGCGCCGGTGGTCCTGGTCGAGGGGGTGGGAGCGGGGCGGGCTGCGCTGCGGCCGCGGCTGGCGCGACTGCTGTGGATGGAG encodes:
- a CDS encoding peptidase C39 family protein, which translates into the protein MTEPTPRRSVLVAALAVATAATAATVSGGSASAAPATPPTPPAPRTPSRTVDNRFWYSYGHWLAGTHQGTTAVGGTRPGLEIATAVGRTEYADPHTGRKSTWEYATWTSPVHRSSVPATEAIASWNAHTPAGTWIQTELRGTYTDGTATPWYVMGRWASGDADIRRTSVDGQSDGRSTVWTDTLALDAPAAAAGLRIAAWQLRLTLHRRPGAERGPTVRLAGAMVSDVPDRFTVPASVPSRTAHELKVPRYSQEVHAGRYPEYDNGGEAWCSPTSSQMIIEYWGGKAAPSALTWVDPKYSDPQICHAARSTYDAAYKGCGNWPFNAAYAATYPGLAGVVTRLTSLTDLETLVRSGIPAITSQSFRPDELTGAGYGTAGHLMTVIGFTAAGDVIANDPNSRDNPAVRRVYQRAEWENIWLRTKRVGASGKVTSGSGGICYLYAPARMSRAQYQALRSVGVL
- a CDS encoding uridine kinase → MESQQSQQPQRSLEPLARELAALPPSLGPVRLIGIDGHAGSGKSTFAGQLAEVLGAPVLHLDDVATHEELFDWVERLRTQVLEPLASGRPAHWAPYDWVARRFGPERVLEPAPVVLVEGVGAGRAALRPRLARLLWMETPREQSWRRGRNRDGRELSDFWDGWERAERAHFSHDPSRPFADTLVRQSGTGYEWSSGARETAGTSASVTGSDELPRA